A single genomic interval of Antechinus flavipes isolate AdamAnt ecotype Samford, QLD, Australia chromosome 1, AdamAnt_v2, whole genome shotgun sequence harbors:
- the NRBP2 gene encoding nuclear receptor-binding protein 2 isoform X1 has protein sequence MAAPEPARRGREREDESEDESEILEESPCGRWQKRREQVNQGNMPGIQSTFLAMDTEEGVEVVWNELHFTDRKAFKAHEEKIQTMFEQLVLVDHPNIVKLHKYWLDTPESKARVIFITEYVSSGSLKQFLKKTKKNHKAMNARAWKRWCTQILSALSFLHSCNPPIIHGNLTSDTIFIQHNGLIKIGSVWHRVFSNAIPDDLRSPIRIEREEQRNLHFFPPEYGQVADGTAVDIFSFGMCALEMAVLEIQSNGDTRVTEEAIARARHSLSDPNMREFILSCLVLDPACRPSAHNLLFHRVLFEVHSLKLLAAHCFIQHQYLMPENVVEEKTKVIDLNMVMAEIHRTGRPRVQWRYSEVSFLELDKFLEDVRNGIYPLMNFAASRPLGLPRVLAPPPEDARKAKTPTPEPFDVETRKVVQMQCNMEMNEDRAQWHLTLLLVLEDKLHRQLSYDLLPSRHFAPALLMPGSAPLLAPASLSPALLLLLPSPFSFPPSPAWRWAPWLCSCPISA, from the exons ATGGCGGCCCCGGAGCCGGCGCGGCGGGGCCGGGAGCGGGAGGACGAGAGCGAGGACGAGAGTGAGATCCTGGAAGAGAGTCCGTGCGGCCGCTGGCAGAAGCGCCGGGAGCAG GTCAACCAAGGCAACATGCCAGGGATCCAGAGCACTTTCCTAGCCATGGATACTGAGGAGGGTGTGGAGGTTGTATGGAATGAGCTGCACTTCACAGACAGAAAGGCCTTTAAGGCCCATGAG GAGAAGATCCAGACCATGTTTGAACAGCTGGTGCTTGTGGACCATCCCAACATTGTCAAACTGCACAAGTACTGGCTGGACACACCAGAATCCAAGGCCCGG GTGATCTTCATCACTGAGTACGTCTCTTCAGGCAGCCTCAAGcagtttttgaagaagaccaaaaaaaaccACAAGGCTATGAATGCCCGG GCCTGGAAACGCTGGTGTACACAGATTTTGTCTGCTCTCAG CTTTCTTCACTCGTGCAACCCTCCCATCATTCATGGCAACTTGACCAGCGACACCATCTTCATCCAGCACAATGGCTTAATCAAGATTGGTTCTG ttTGGCATAGGGTATTCTCCAATG CAATTCCAGATGATCTCCGTAGCCCCATACGCATTGAGCGAGAGGAGCAGCGAAACTTGCATTTTTTCCCCCCGGAGTATGGCC AGGTTGCTGACGGGACAGCTGTGGACATCTTTTCCTTCGGGATGTGTGCACTGGAG ATGGCTGTGCTAGAAATCCAGTCCAACGGGGACACCCGAGTGACTGAAGAGGCCATTGCCCGTGCCCGTCATTCCCTGAGTGACCCTAATATGCGG GAGTTCATCCTGTCGTGCCTTGTCTTGGACCCAGCCTGCCGACCTTCTGCCCACAACCTTCTCTTCCACCGAGTGCTCTTTGAAGTTCACTCACTGAAGCTCTTGGCAGCCCATTGTTTCATCCAGCACCAAT ATCTGATGCCAGAAAATGTGGTAGAGGAAAAGACTAAAGTGATTGATCTCAATATGGTAATGGCTGAGATTCATCGGACTGGCCGGCCAAGAGTTCAGTGGCG GTACTCTGAGGTCTCGTTCTTAGAGCTGGACAAGTTCCTGGAAGATGTCAG GAATGGGATCTACCCACTCATGAACTTTGCTGCCTCCCGGCCCCTGGGACTTCCGCGGGTCCTGGCCCCTCCTCCTGAGGATGCCCGGAAAGCCAAGACCCCGACCCCAGAGCCTTTTGATGTGGAGACCAGGAAG GTTGTGCAAATGCAGTGCAACATGGAGATGAATGAGGACAGAGCTCAGTGGCAC CTCACTCTGCTCCTGGTCCTGGAAGACAAGTTACACCGACAACTGAGCTATGATCTCCTGCCAAGTAGGCACTTTGCCCCTGCCCTTCTCATGCCCGGCTCTGCCCCTTTGCTTGCCCCTGCCTCTCTCTCACccgctctcctcctcctcttgccctcgcccttctccttccctcccagccCCGCTTGGCGGTGGGCTCCTTGGCTCTGCTCCTGCCCAATCTCCGCGTAG
- the NRBP2 gene encoding nuclear receptor-binding protein 2 isoform X2 has product MAAPEPARRGREREDESEDESEILEESPCGRWQKRREQVNQGNMPGIQSTFLAMDTEEGVEVVWNELHFTDRKAFKAHEEKIQTMFEQLVLVDHPNIVKLHKYWLDTPESKARVIFITEYVSSGSLKQFLKKTKKNHKAMNARAWKRWCTQILSALSFLHSCNPPIIHGNLTSDTIFIQHNGLIKIGSVWHRVFSNAIPDDLRSPIRIEREEQRNLHFFPPEYGQVADGTAVDIFSFGMCALEMAVLEIQSNGDTRVTEEAIARARHSLSDPNMREFILSCLVLDPACRPSAHNLLFHRVLFEVHSLKLLAAHCFIQHQYLMPENVVEEKTKVIDLNMVMAEIHRTGRPRVQWRYSEVSFLELDKFLEDVRNGIYPLMNFAASRPLGLPRVLAPPPEDARKAKTPTPEPFDVETRKVVQMQCNMEMNEDRAQWHLTLLLVLEDKLHRQLSYDLLPTDSSKDLATELVHYGFIHEDDCEKLAAFLESTFHKYRSAPP; this is encoded by the exons ATGGCGGCCCCGGAGCCGGCGCGGCGGGGCCGGGAGCGGGAGGACGAGAGCGAGGACGAGAGTGAGATCCTGGAAGAGAGTCCGTGCGGCCGCTGGCAGAAGCGCCGGGAGCAG GTCAACCAAGGCAACATGCCAGGGATCCAGAGCACTTTCCTAGCCATGGATACTGAGGAGGGTGTGGAGGTTGTATGGAATGAGCTGCACTTCACAGACAGAAAGGCCTTTAAGGCCCATGAG GAGAAGATCCAGACCATGTTTGAACAGCTGGTGCTTGTGGACCATCCCAACATTGTCAAACTGCACAAGTACTGGCTGGACACACCAGAATCCAAGGCCCGG GTGATCTTCATCACTGAGTACGTCTCTTCAGGCAGCCTCAAGcagtttttgaagaagaccaaaaaaaaccACAAGGCTATGAATGCCCGG GCCTGGAAACGCTGGTGTACACAGATTTTGTCTGCTCTCAG CTTTCTTCACTCGTGCAACCCTCCCATCATTCATGGCAACTTGACCAGCGACACCATCTTCATCCAGCACAATGGCTTAATCAAGATTGGTTCTG ttTGGCATAGGGTATTCTCCAATG CAATTCCAGATGATCTCCGTAGCCCCATACGCATTGAGCGAGAGGAGCAGCGAAACTTGCATTTTTTCCCCCCGGAGTATGGCC AGGTTGCTGACGGGACAGCTGTGGACATCTTTTCCTTCGGGATGTGTGCACTGGAG ATGGCTGTGCTAGAAATCCAGTCCAACGGGGACACCCGAGTGACTGAAGAGGCCATTGCCCGTGCCCGTCATTCCCTGAGTGACCCTAATATGCGG GAGTTCATCCTGTCGTGCCTTGTCTTGGACCCAGCCTGCCGACCTTCTGCCCACAACCTTCTCTTCCACCGAGTGCTCTTTGAAGTTCACTCACTGAAGCTCTTGGCAGCCCATTGTTTCATCCAGCACCAAT ATCTGATGCCAGAAAATGTGGTAGAGGAAAAGACTAAAGTGATTGATCTCAATATGGTAATGGCTGAGATTCATCGGACTGGCCGGCCAAGAGTTCAGTGGCG GTACTCTGAGGTCTCGTTCTTAGAGCTGGACAAGTTCCTGGAAGATGTCAG GAATGGGATCTACCCACTCATGAACTTTGCTGCCTCCCGGCCCCTGGGACTTCCGCGGGTCCTGGCCCCTCCTCCTGAGGATGCCCGGAAAGCCAAGACCCCGACCCCAGAGCCTTTTGATGTGGAGACCAGGAAG GTTGTGCAAATGCAGTGCAACATGGAGATGAATGAGGACAGAGCTCAGTGGCAC CTCACTCTGCTCCTGGTCCTGGAAGACAAGTTACACCGACAACTGAGCTATGATCTCCTGCCAA CTGACAGTTCCAAGGATCTAGCTACAGAGTTGGTTCATTATGGCTTCATTCATGAG GATGATTGTGAAAAACTGGCTGCCTTTCTGGAGAGTACCTTCCACAAATATCGTTCAGCCCCACCCTGA